A window of Paremcibacter congregatus contains these coding sequences:
- the guaA gene encoding glutamine-hydrolyzing GMP synthase codes for MTDKILIIDFGSQVTQLIARRVRESGVYSEIVPFNKAAEVLADFNPAGIILSGGPNSVNGIEAPQAPEEIFTMGVPILGICYGEQLMCQQLGGKVSLSEEKEFGRAFIDIKADCALFEGVWAKGESHQVWMSHGDKVVELPEGFIVTATSGNAPYAAIADEARKFYAVQFHPEVVHTPDGARIIANFVHKVVGLKGDWTMASFKETAIDTIRKQVGSGRVICGLSGGVDSSVVAVLLHEAIGDQLTCVFVDHGLMRLNEAEEVVTLFRDHYNINLIHKDVADLFLGKLEGVNDPEKKRKIIGGLFIDVFDAEAKKIGGADFLAQGTLYPDVIESVSFTGGPSVTIKSHHNVGGLPARMKMDLVEPLRELFKDEVRELGRELGLPEAFIRRHPFPGPGLAIRIPGDITPEKCDILRKADDIYLQEIKLAGLYDTIWQAFAVLLPVRTVGVMGDARTYDYVCALRAVTSTDGMTADYFHFDHEFLSRVSTRIINEVRGINRVVYDITSKPPGTIEWE; via the coding sequence ATGACAGATAAAATTCTCATCATCGATTTCGGCTCCCAGGTAACGCAGCTGATCGCCCGCCGGGTTCGGGAAAGCGGTGTTTATTCAGAGATTGTGCCTTTCAACAAGGCGGCGGAAGTATTGGCGGACTTTAATCCGGCAGGGATTATTCTGTCGGGCGGGCCGAATTCCGTCAACGGCATTGAAGCCCCGCAGGCGCCAGAAGAAATTTTCACCATGGGTGTTCCGATCCTGGGCATCTGTTACGGTGAACAGCTGATGTGTCAGCAACTTGGTGGCAAGGTCAGTCTCTCCGAGGAAAAAGAATTCGGACGCGCTTTTATCGACATCAAGGCGGATTGTGCTTTGTTCGAAGGCGTGTGGGCCAAAGGGGAAAGTCATCAGGTTTGGATGAGCCACGGTGATAAAGTGGTCGAACTGCCGGAAGGCTTTATCGTCACCGCCACCAGCGGCAACGCGCCTTATGCGGCGATCGCCGATGAAGCCCGTAAATTTTATGCGGTTCAATTCCATCCGGAAGTGGTGCATACTCCGGACGGGGCCCGCATCATCGCCAATTTCGTACATAAAGTTGTCGGTCTTAAGGGCGACTGGACCATGGCGTCTTTCAAGGAAACAGCCATTGACACCATCCGCAAGCAGGTAGGATCAGGGCGTGTAATTTGCGGCCTGTCCGGCGGGGTCGACAGTTCTGTTGTCGCCGTCCTGCTGCATGAGGCCATTGGCGACCAATTGACCTGTGTGTTTGTTGACCATGGATTGATGCGTCTGAACGAGGCGGAAGAAGTGGTGACCCTGTTCCGGGATCATTACAATATTAATTTGATCCACAAGGATGTGGCGGATCTGTTTCTCGGTAAGCTCGAAGGGGTGAATGATCCGGAGAAGAAGCGCAAAATCATCGGTGGCCTGTTTATTGATGTGTTTGACGCGGAAGCCAAGAAAATTGGCGGCGCCGATTTCCTCGCTCAGGGAACATTGTATCCTGATGTGATTGAAAGCGTATCTTTCACGGGCGGACCAAGCGTCACCATTAAATCCCATCATAACGTTGGCGGACTGCCGGCGCGTATGAAGATGGATCTGGTGGAGCCGTTACGGGAACTGTTCAAGGATGAAGTGCGGGAACTTGGCCGTGAGCTGGGTCTGCCGGAAGCCTTCATCCGGCGTCATCCTTTCCCGGGGCCGGGTCTTGCGATCCGCATTCCGGGTGACATTACGCCGGAAAAATGCGATATTTTGCGAAAGGCGGATGATATTTATCTGCAGGAAATCAAACTGGCGGGTCTGTATGATACGATCTGGCAGGCTTTTGCGGTTCTGTTGCCGGTGCGTACTGTTGGGGTTATGGGAGATGCCCGGACGTATGATTATGTCTGTGCGCTTCGGGCGGTGACCTCGACGGATGGCATGACGGCTGATTATTTTCATTTTGACCATGAATTTCTTAGCCGGGTATCAACTCGGATTATCAATGAAGTCCGGGGCATAAACCGTGTTGTTTATGATATTACCTCAAAACCACCGGGCACCATCGAGTGGGAATAA
- a CDS encoding RsmB/NOP family class I SAM-dependent RNA methyltransferase — MIEPARIQAALDILEQVADSLSADGASADVLIRKYFRTRRYAGSRDRRAVTALVYQVIRNWGYLCEQAAGDMRRMLLLNLSETQDSESLEALFNGADHAPDVLSDEERAFVLEAHEKLPHHDLNYPLWLEDRLKMRFGDNFSDELARLNGRAPFELRVNAGKGEGDKVEAFLKSEGLAFEKGKWADTALILDENPRIDAWEIYQDGLIEVQDEAAQLAVRLADIKPGQQVMDLCAGAGGKTLAAAALMDNKGQIYAFDNNKYRLKDLKPRAKRADARILQAHLIDTAGGKRKSILAEHEARMDRVMLDVPCSGSGVWRRNPESKWRLTEEKLTQYCRIQKNLLTEGWGFVKPGGRMIYMTCSLFVDENEHQIETFLAEQKDAKLVSYRSIDQGEGAPELKSLSTLPECLALSPYSHGTDGFFVAILEKSA, encoded by the coding sequence ATGATTGAACCCGCCCGCATACAGGCCGCCCTCGACATATTGGAACAGGTGGCCGACAGCCTGTCCGCAGACGGGGCGTCGGCCGATGTGCTGATCCGTAAATATTTCCGCACCCGGCGTTATGCCGGTTCCCGCGATCGCCGGGCTGTCACGGCGCTGGTGTATCAGGTGATCCGGAACTGGGGATATCTTTGTGAGCAGGCGGCCGGAGACATGCGTCGCATGTTGTTGCTCAACCTGTCAGAGACCCAGGATAGTGAAAGCCTTGAGGCATTGTTTAACGGGGCGGACCATGCGCCGGATGTGTTGAGCGATGAAGAACGGGCGTTCGTGTTAGAGGCGCATGAAAAATTGCCGCATCATGACCTGAATTATCCTCTGTGGCTGGAAGACCGTCTCAAGATGCGTTTCGGCGATAATTTTTCAGATGAACTCGCCCGGTTAAACGGGCGGGCGCCGTTTGAATTACGGGTTAATGCAGGTAAGGGCGAGGGGGATAAGGTTGAAGCGTTTCTGAAATCCGAAGGCCTTGCCTTTGAAAAAGGAAAGTGGGCAGATACCGCTCTTATTCTCGATGAAAATCCACGTATTGACGCCTGGGAAATTTATCAGGACGGGTTGATTGAGGTTCAGGATGAGGCGGCGCAGCTTGCCGTCAGGCTGGCAGATATCAAGCCGGGTCAGCAGGTGATGGACCTTTGTGCCGGGGCGGGGGGTAAGACGTTGGCTGCTGCGGCCCTGATGGATAACAAGGGGCAGATTTATGCTTTTGACAATAACAAATATCGTTTGAAGGATCTGAAGCCCCGCGCCAAGCGGGCCGATGCCCGTATTCTGCAGGCGCATTTGATTGATACCGCAGGGGGCAAGCGTAAAAGCATTCTGGCGGAACATGAAGCCAGGATGGATCGGGTGATGCTTGATGTTCCCTGCAGCGGCAGCGGGGTCTGGCGTCGGAATCCGGAATCCAAGTGGCGGCTGACAGAAGAGAAACTTACCCAATATTGTCGGATTCAGAAGAATTTACTGACCGAGGGGTGGGGGTTTGTCAAGCCCGGCGGACGCATGATCTATATGACCTGTTCTCTGTTCGTCGATGAAAACGAACACCAGATAGAGACATTTCTGGCTGAACAGAAGGACGCGAAACTCGTGTCTTACAGAAGCATTGATCAGGGAGAAGGGGCTCCTGAATTAAAGAGTTTATCCACACTGCCGGAATGTTTGGCGCTGTCGCCGTATTCCCACGGTACTGATGGATTTTTTGTGGCCATCCTGGAGAAGAGCGCATAG